One stretch of Akkermansia sp. RCC_12PD DNA includes these proteins:
- a CDS encoding glycosyltransferase family 10 gives MFRKSGGLPGRLLQHQLHMQDSSSPIRIKVIRKSTKASPDETDSLLWDGCLFCTDAAMTDYDWVLVYDEFPRHDIGTIRNETEPLLCPPDQTILITVEPPSIKIYSRAYTRQFGTVLTTHSPTDLPHPNHTLGRGCLEWLYIKPMQEILDQKEFPKTKMLSTICSAKQHTHTMHKMRYDLTRYLADRLPELDWFGHGIREIDNKTVAMDDYKYHLCVENHLEPHHWTEKLSDAFVAMTLPFYAGDPRATECFPPESFIPVPINDPGKAFEIIRKAMDDGEYEKRLPAIREARCLVLEKYNMFAQTATVIHNHRGTGIVRPGAVLKGRHVLRKNPVNAVRELIDTLAYKIRSRKKRKISPPA, from the coding sequence GTGTTCCGGAAATCCGGCGGCCTTCCCGGCCGTCTTCTTCAACACCAGCTCCATATGCAGGATTCCAGCAGCCCCATACGCATCAAGGTCATCAGAAAATCCACCAAGGCCTCTCCCGATGAAACCGACTCCCTGCTGTGGGACGGCTGCCTATTCTGCACGGATGCCGCCATGACGGACTACGACTGGGTGCTGGTGTACGACGAATTTCCAAGACATGACATCGGCACCATCAGGAATGAAACGGAACCCCTGCTCTGTCCGCCGGACCAAACCATTCTGATCACGGTGGAACCGCCATCCATCAAGATATACAGCCGTGCATACACTCGCCAGTTCGGCACCGTCCTGACCACGCATTCCCCAACAGACCTTCCCCACCCCAACCACACGCTGGGCCGGGGTTGCCTGGAATGGCTTTATATCAAACCCATGCAGGAAATCCTGGATCAAAAGGAATTCCCCAAGACCAAAATGCTTTCCACCATCTGTTCCGCCAAGCAGCACACGCACACGATGCACAAAATGCGCTATGACCTTACGCGCTACCTGGCGGACAGACTGCCTGAGCTGGACTGGTTCGGGCACGGCATTCGGGAAATAGACAACAAGACCGTCGCCATGGACGACTACAAGTACCACCTGTGCGTGGAAAACCATCTGGAGCCCCATCACTGGACGGAAAAGCTTTCGGACGCCTTTGTTGCCATGACCCTCCCCTTCTATGCCGGAGATCCGCGTGCCACGGAATGCTTCCCGCCGGAAAGTTTCATCCCAGTACCCATCAACGACCCCGGAAAAGCCTTTGAAATCATCCGCAAAGCCATGGACGACGGCGAATATGAAAAACGCCTCCCCGCCATCCGGGAAGCACGCTGCCTGGTTCTGGAAAAATACAACATGTTCGCCCAGACAGCCACAGTCATCCATAACCATCGCGGAACAGGGATCGTCCGGCCCGGAGCCGTCCTGAAGGGGCGCCACGTCCTGCGGAAAAACCCGGTCAATGCCGTCCGGGAATTGATCGACACACTGGCTTACAAAATCCGGTCCCGCAAAAAACGTAAAATCAGTCCCCCGGCATAA
- a CDS encoding gamma carbonic anhydrase family protein, with translation MAREPYANFWPKVADTAFVANSADLIGDVTIGEHASIWYHTTLRADINKIVIGDYSNIQDNSCIHLADDYGCYVGNYVTVGHGVILHACTVEDECLIGMGSTILDGAVIGRGSVVGANSLVTKGTIIPPNSLVLGSPAKVVKDLGPESQANNRKWAEKYVKVATRYTERVINPGF, from the coding sequence ATGGCAAGAGAACCTTACGCGAACTTCTGGCCCAAAGTGGCGGATACCGCTTTTGTGGCGAACAGCGCCGACCTGATCGGCGATGTCACCATTGGAGAGCATGCCAGCATCTGGTACCATACCACCCTGCGTGCAGACATCAACAAGATCGTCATTGGAGACTATTCCAACATTCAGGACAATAGCTGCATCCACTTGGCGGACGATTACGGCTGCTATGTGGGCAATTACGTGACCGTGGGCCACGGAGTGATTCTGCATGCCTGCACGGTGGAGGACGAATGCCTCATCGGCATGGGGTCCACCATTCTGGACGGTGCGGTCATCGGCCGCGGGTCCGTGGTCGGCGCCAATTCCCTGGTGACCAAAGGTACGATTATTCCTCCCAATTCCCTGGTGCTGGGTTCTCCCGCCAAGGTGGTCAAGGACTTGGGACCGGAATCCCAGGCTAACAACCGCAAGTGGGCGGAAAAATACGTAAAGGTGGCTACCCGCTATACGGAGCGGGTCATCAATCCCGGTTTTTAA
- a CDS encoding glycosyltransferase family 10, with amino-acid sequence MKTLKISFLQSTPDFGKEGIRHLLEDRYHIEESDSDFDYLIATPWFYVNREAFYDFLERSPGHLTIMYGCHEAIAPDFMLFDYYIGVDAIPASERTVKLPSLRHHLQEVHGAKKGLNAENLLAAKTGFCNFIYANRKSHPNRDAMFHKLSSYKFVNSLGSHLNNTPGDGLRTGDWYASSIRMKKPYKFSIAFENAWYPGYTSEKLVTSMLAGTIPIYWGNPDIGREFNSSSFINCHDFPTLDDAVAYVKKVDEDNGLWCEIMSRPWKTPEQEILFLEETARETEKLYRIFDQAPEEAHRKGDGTWISYYQRFLKRGHKGRLAWHSLKSRLHQ; translated from the coding sequence ATGAAAACGCTTAAAATCTCCTTTTTGCAATCCACACCGGACTTCGGGAAGGAAGGCATCCGGCACCTTCTGGAAGACAGATACCATATAGAGGAAAGCGATTCCGACTTTGATTACCTGATTGCCACACCGTGGTTTTACGTCAATCGTGAAGCGTTTTACGACTTCCTGGAGCGCTCGCCCGGCCATCTCACCATCATGTACGGCTGTCATGAAGCCATTGCTCCGGACTTCATGCTGTTTGACTATTACATAGGGGTGGACGCCATCCCCGCCAGCGAACGCACCGTAAAACTCCCCAGCCTGCGGCACCACCTTCAGGAAGTGCACGGGGCCAAGAAAGGACTGAATGCGGAAAACCTTCTCGCCGCCAAAACCGGCTTCTGCAATTTCATTTACGCCAACCGGAAATCCCACCCCAACCGGGACGCCATGTTCCACAAGCTTTCCAGCTATAAATTCGTCAATTCCCTGGGAAGCCATCTCAACAACACGCCGGGCGACGGCCTCCGGACGGGAGACTGGTACGCCTCATCCATCCGGATGAAAAAACCGTACAAATTCTCCATTGCCTTTGAAAATGCCTGGTACCCCGGCTATACCAGCGAAAAACTCGTCACCAGCATGCTTGCCGGCACCATCCCCATTTACTGGGGCAATCCTGACATTGGCAGGGAATTCAACTCCTCCTCCTTCATCAACTGCCATGACTTTCCCACGCTGGACGACGCAGTGGCCTATGTAAAAAAGGTGGATGAGGACAACGGCCTCTGGTGTGAAATCATGTCCCGCCCCTGGAAAACACCGGAACAGGAAATCCTGTTTCTGGAAGAAACGGCACGGGAAACGGAAAAGCTCTACAGGATTTTCGACCAGGCGCCGGAAGAAGCGCACCGCAAGGGTGACGGTACATGGATCTCCTATTATCAGCGTTTTCTGAAACGCGGCCACAAAGGGCGCCTGGCCTGGCACAGCCTGAAATCCCGCCTCCATCAATAA
- a CDS encoding bifunctional nuclease domain-containing protein, which produces MPEEKLITVEPYALLYTRAGAGVCLRDPLTGKVGVIFMELPDGMALEQALKGERPARPDTSSLLAHLLSAMECRVRLVLINGRKDEVFYARVAVEAVNEVMEKLVELDSRPSDALMIAARFGTGIKIIPAVWESMENIFPQLEQLETDSLDSRAPVYVADL; this is translated from the coding sequence ATGCCGGAAGAAAAGCTGATTACCGTGGAACCTTATGCGCTGCTCTATACACGGGCAGGCGCGGGGGTATGCCTGCGTGATCCGCTTACCGGCAAGGTAGGCGTCATTTTCATGGAGCTGCCGGACGGCATGGCCCTGGAACAGGCGCTGAAGGGGGAACGCCCGGCGAGGCCGGACACTTCCTCCCTGCTGGCGCACCTGCTCTCCGCCATGGAGTGCCGGGTCAGGCTGGTGTTGATTAACGGGCGCAAGGATGAAGTCTTTTATGCCCGGGTAGCGGTGGAAGCCGTCAATGAAGTTATGGAGAAGCTGGTGGAACTGGACTCCCGTCCGTCCGATGCCCTGATGATTGCCGCCCGCTTTGGGACCGGAATCAAGATCATTCCCGCGGTGTGGGAGAGCATGGAAAATATTTTCCCTCAGCTTGAACAACTGGAGACGGACTCCCTGGACAGCCGTGCTCCGGTATATGTGGCTGATTTGTAG
- a CDS encoding SLC13 family permease yields the protein MLTTLIILGVSAILFVQGRIRSDIVALCSLLCLMVFGILGPEQALSGFSNSIVVMMVGLFVVGGAIFRTGLAKMIGGRIVKMAGKSELRLLVLTMLVTAGIGAFVSNTGTVALMLPILVSLAADGGIQTRRLLMPMAFASSMGGMLTLIGTPPNLVVNNQLQEAGLEGLGFFSFTPIGIVCIVTGVLVLIPLSRKFLGERGEEPQYEAKGKSLSQLIDEYQIIGNLYRLRVLEDSELTEHPLHDLHIPDRYHVNIVEVRRRHSARHSFLQTVSQTMAGSDTRVRKADVIYVMGEFEDVDRFARDFGAVMINRKTPEDTDSVLRSKLKFDEIGIAEMLLMRNSDLINTPVKSSGLRAKYGVNILAIQRDNHYLFHNLKDVKLQYGDTLLIQGTWTDIARLSEKTFEWVVVGQPLAEASKVTLTHKAPLAAGIMILMIVAMVFNWVPAVAAVLIAAVLMVLCGCLRNVQEAYKTINWESIVLIAAMLPMSLALEKTGASEAISHGLVAGLGGFGSLALLAGIYFTASLLTMFISNTATAVLLAPIAVQSAVSMGISPYPLLLAVSVGTSMCFASPFSTPPNALVMPVGKYTFMDYVKVGVPLQVIMGLVMIVVIPLFFPFGKA from the coding sequence ATGTTGACCACACTGATTATTCTGGGAGTCTCGGCCATTCTGTTTGTCCAAGGGAGAATTCGTTCGGATATTGTCGCCTTGTGCTCCCTGTTGTGCCTGATGGTGTTCGGAATCCTGGGCCCTGAGCAGGCGCTTTCCGGATTTTCCAACTCCATCGTCGTGATGATGGTGGGACTTTTTGTGGTGGGCGGCGCCATTTTCAGGACGGGACTTGCCAAAATGATAGGCGGCAGGATTGTGAAGATGGCCGGGAAAAGCGAACTGCGCCTGCTGGTGCTGACAATGCTCGTGACGGCGGGGATAGGCGCGTTTGTCAGTAATACGGGCACGGTGGCGCTGATGCTGCCCATTCTTGTGAGTCTGGCGGCAGACGGAGGGATTCAAACCCGCCGCCTTCTGATGCCCATGGCATTCGCCAGCAGCATGGGGGGCATGCTGACACTGATCGGCACGCCTCCCAACCTCGTGGTGAACAACCAGCTTCAGGAAGCCGGGCTGGAAGGGCTGGGCTTTTTTTCTTTCACTCCCATCGGCATCGTGTGCATCGTCACGGGCGTTCTGGTTCTGATTCCCCTGAGCAGGAAGTTTTTGGGAGAACGCGGCGAGGAACCGCAATACGAGGCCAAAGGAAAATCCCTGAGCCAGTTGATAGACGAATACCAGATCATCGGCAACCTGTACCGGCTGCGCGTGCTGGAAGATTCCGAGTTAACGGAGCATCCCCTGCACGACCTGCATATTCCGGACCGCTACCATGTGAACATTGTGGAGGTGCGCCGCAGGCACTCCGCCCGCCATTCCTTCCTGCAGACGGTCAGCCAGACCATGGCGGGGTCCGATACGCGGGTGAGGAAGGCGGACGTGATTTACGTGATGGGGGAGTTTGAGGATGTGGACCGTTTTGCCCGGGATTTCGGAGCCGTGATGATCAACCGGAAGACGCCGGAAGATACGGATTCCGTACTCAGGAGCAAGTTGAAGTTTGATGAAATCGGCATTGCGGAGATGTTGCTGATGCGCAATTCCGACTTGATCAATACTCCGGTCAAGTCTTCCGGGCTCCGTGCCAAGTACGGCGTCAACATTCTGGCCATCCAGCGGGATAATCATTACCTTTTCCACAATTTGAAGGACGTAAAGCTCCAATATGGGGATACGCTTCTCATTCAGGGAACGTGGACGGATATCGCGCGTCTAAGCGAGAAAACGTTTGAATGGGTGGTGGTGGGCCAGCCCCTGGCGGAGGCTTCCAAGGTGACGCTGACGCACAAGGCGCCCCTGGCCGCGGGAATCATGATCCTGATGATCGTTGCCATGGTATTCAATTGGGTTCCGGCCGTGGCCGCCGTTCTAATTGCCGCCGTCCTCATGGTGTTGTGCGGCTGCCTGCGCAACGTGCAGGAAGCGTACAAGACGATCAATTGGGAAAGCATCGTGCTCATTGCTGCCATGCTGCCCATGTCCCTGGCACTGGAAAAAACGGGGGCGTCGGAAGCCATTTCCCATGGTCTCGTGGCGGGGCTGGGAGGGTTTGGTTCCCTGGCCCTGCTGGCCGGCATTTATTTCACGGCGTCCCTGCTGACCATGTTCATTAGCAATACGGCTACGGCGGTGCTTCTGGCGCCCATTGCCGTGCAGTCCGCCGTGAGCATGGGAATCAGCCCTTATCCGCTGCTGCTGGCGGTTTCCGTGGGTACCAGCATGTGTTTCGCATCTCCCTTTTCCACGCCTCCCAATGCCCTGGTGATGCCGGTGGGAAAGTACACGTTCATGGATTACGTAAAGGTTGGCGTGCCGCTTCAGGTGATCATGGGACTGGTGATGATCGTCGTAATTCCCCTGTTTTTCCCGTTCGGCAAGGCGTAG
- a CDS encoding acyltransferase family protein, with amino-acid sequence MNKCISENFCSPSSRQGGNFIHGTYFPHIDGLRTFAVLSVVLYHLQEWLCPGGYTGVDIFFVISGYLIGGGLVRSLKENSFSLTSFYCRRIKRIMPAYFCLIAVVLAFGCFVLDCDDLRSLGRTVRSSTLFITNIYFNRTTGDYFSPATEENPLLNLWSLSVEEQFYLVIPLALLFMWKTRRSALMAAVCGTMLLSLCVATYQMDMVEQSKAFYLLPGRAWELLAGCLLALAPAVADKTRGKGLLALAGWTGILAPFACYTSSTLFPGYTALPSVAGAVLLIRYGSDGWSGRILKHPVCTGIGKISYSLYLWHWPVIVYWTYCRFNECGVWDYAGMFLASFALAYLSWKFVEMPFRTAPAFWTRKNAFVFTMVGCCMLGFAGEWLKWTDGARNYWHVAINNMPFPEYWRGQAFPPSFGITPPDKAVVEKGNLIQSHHPELGDVTGYPLVSLGREDLAPAFLLIGDSHAMASSPGFDSAARLLHKSGLFFRARLCPLSGISNSSESGALAQLRLMYPHWEHNMNLILDWLEHTPHIRTVFIHNRWIELVNDQRDEQMKQLVFQGLYNTCKRIRQSGRQVVLLGPVPEWTFGPCKLMRRNALLNSNRSDRLLGGDFNTRQRPVFTMLEHMAETGLCRVVLLHEAFHKNGQWMEQEGGHLLYCDDNHLSPYGSRKMVASVIDRLFPEWENTASN; translated from the coding sequence ATGAACAAATGCATCTCTGAAAACTTTTGTTCACCTTCTTCCCGGCAGGGCGGAAACTTCATTCACGGAACATACTTTCCCCACATCGACGGCCTGCGGACATTCGCCGTACTCTCCGTCGTCCTGTACCACTTGCAGGAATGGCTGTGCCCGGGCGGCTACACTGGGGTGGACATCTTTTTTGTCATTTCCGGCTATTTGATCGGCGGGGGCCTTGTTCGCAGTCTGAAAGAAAACTCCTTTTCCCTGACTTCCTTTTACTGCCGCAGAATCAAGCGCATCATGCCTGCCTACTTCTGCCTCATTGCGGTGGTGCTGGCCTTCGGCTGCTTTGTCCTGGACTGCGACGACCTGCGTTCCCTGGGCCGAACAGTTAGATCAAGCACGCTCTTCATCACCAACATTTATTTCAACAGAACCACAGGAGATTATTTCAGCCCGGCCACGGAGGAAAACCCCCTGCTGAATCTGTGGTCGCTGAGCGTGGAAGAACAATTCTACCTCGTCATCCCGCTGGCCCTCCTGTTCATGTGGAAAACCCGGCGTTCCGCCCTAATGGCCGCCGTCTGCGGAACCATGCTTCTTTCCCTGTGCGTAGCTACCTACCAAATGGACATGGTAGAGCAAAGCAAGGCCTTTTACCTGCTTCCCGGCCGTGCCTGGGAGCTTCTGGCCGGCTGCCTGCTCGCCCTGGCTCCCGCCGTGGCGGACAAAACGCGGGGAAAAGGGCTGCTGGCCCTGGCAGGATGGACCGGAATCCTCGCCCCCTTTGCCTGTTATACCTCCTCCACCCTCTTTCCCGGCTATACCGCACTGCCTTCCGTTGCCGGGGCCGTACTCCTGATACGCTACGGCAGTGACGGCTGGTCCGGGCGCATTCTGAAACATCCCGTCTGCACGGGTATCGGTAAAATCTCCTATTCCCTGTATTTGTGGCACTGGCCTGTCATCGTTTACTGGACCTACTGCCGTTTCAACGAGTGCGGCGTATGGGATTATGCGGGAATGTTTCTCGCCTCCTTCGCCCTGGCCTACCTCTCTTGGAAATTCGTTGAAATGCCCTTCAGGACGGCACCCGCGTTCTGGACGCGCAAAAACGCTTTCGTCTTCACTATGGTCGGCTGCTGCATGCTTGGTTTTGCCGGGGAATGGCTCAAATGGACGGACGGCGCCCGCAACTACTGGCATGTGGCGATCAACAACATGCCGTTTCCGGAATACTGGCGCGGACAGGCCTTCCCCCCCTCGTTCGGCATCACGCCGCCGGACAAGGCCGTGGTGGAAAAGGGAAACCTGATCCAGTCCCATCACCCGGAGCTCGGCGACGTAACCGGATATCCCCTTGTCAGTCTCGGCAGGGAGGACCTCGCACCGGCTTTTCTTTTGATCGGAGACAGCCATGCCATGGCCAGTTCTCCGGGGTTCGACTCCGCCGCCAGGCTTCTGCACAAATCCGGCCTCTTTTTCCGTGCCCGTCTATGCCCTTTGAGCGGCATTTCCAACTCTTCAGAAAGCGGTGCACTGGCCCAGCTGCGGCTCATGTACCCGCATTGGGAACACAACATGAACCTGATCCTGGACTGGCTGGAACACACTCCCCATATTCGCACCGTGTTTATCCATAACCGCTGGATCGAGCTTGTCAACGACCAGCGGGATGAACAGATGAAGCAGCTCGTCTTCCAGGGCCTGTACAATACCTGCAAACGCATCCGCCAGTCGGGCAGGCAGGTCGTGCTGCTGGGTCCCGTGCCGGAATGGACATTCGGGCCATGCAAACTCATGCGCCGCAACGCGTTGCTGAATTCCAACCGGTCAGACCGCCTGCTGGGCGGAGACTTCAATACCCGCCAGCGTCCCGTCTTCACGATGCTTGAACACATGGCTGAAACCGGACTGTGCCGGGTAGTCCTGCTCCATGAAGCCTTTCATAAAAACGGACAATGGATGGAGCAGGAAGGAGGCCACCTGCTGTACTGTGACGACAACCATCTCTCGCCCTACGGCTCCAGGAAAATGGTCGCCAGCGTCATTGACCGTCTTTTCCCGGAATGGGAGAACACGGCATCCAACTAA
- a CDS encoding transglutaminase domain-containing protein, whose product MYQQSPMLMRANELYQLISKVGPDTIREHTMESTPRYFYPWLFSDKSNPVKLFLRTVAREQTPKEQWAGILRKWAEFWMKTSAMPRSKYSSLALACAMLHPGIASSPSKLRASSSGNISTTPLTLEQVFEYFMEMDEKHELLTDITKLSPSELLFIVDVRLPRSEMDWARKKVRLTRKGWGGAYSMIRYRMDRAALGKDPYNTYSFQEILDEGGICMDQAYFAVNTAKCNGIPSAYVTGDGNRGPHAWVNLLTADDTWQSYGGYGYNTGHFSHPHNRKSKHESTLLQGMDRKVNGARLDATLDYLSLADLFEEMQKPDCVRVMLEAATENTPGSPLGWERLIEVMARPESGTKLEEWDRLVTLIKRKFRSRPDYLAMAARVEDEYIFPQRDAATNKRNVARDLKKLEKETDEGRSDLTSAAIKRQADILIKKGDKAAVAALYRKSMKDYAVRAEVFEALMGQYYRYVSEDQAAVLQLAKEAESSYNRYIRTKSDDYFKVKKEVSIQKKIAGYYEKGGNEKKAALLRKDAEKREKNSKKGIREEH is encoded by the coding sequence ATGTACCAGCAAAGCCCCATGCTCATGCGCGCCAACGAGCTGTACCAGCTCATCAGCAAGGTGGGGCCGGACACCATCCGGGAGCATACCATGGAAAGCACCCCCAGGTATTTTTATCCATGGCTTTTTTCGGATAAATCCAATCCCGTAAAGCTCTTTCTGCGTACGGTGGCGCGGGAGCAGACCCCCAAGGAACAGTGGGCCGGCATCCTGAGGAAATGGGCCGAATTCTGGATGAAAACATCCGCCATGCCCCGCAGCAAATATTCCTCCCTGGCATTGGCATGCGCCATGCTGCATCCCGGTATTGCCTCCAGTCCGTCCAAATTGCGGGCATCCTCTTCCGGCAATATTTCCACGACGCCCCTGACGCTGGAACAGGTATTTGAATATTTCATGGAAATGGACGAGAAGCATGAACTGCTGACGGACATCACCAAGCTGAGTCCGTCCGAGTTGCTGTTCATCGTGGATGTCCGCCTTCCGCGGTCGGAAATGGACTGGGCACGCAAAAAGGTGCGCCTGACGCGCAAGGGATGGGGAGGCGCCTATTCCATGATCCGCTACCGCATGGACCGCGCCGCGCTTGGCAAAGACCCGTACAATACCTACTCCTTCCAGGAAATCCTGGATGAAGGCGGCATCTGCATGGACCAGGCTTATTTTGCTGTTAACACGGCCAAATGCAACGGCATCCCTTCCGCATATGTTACGGGCGACGGCAACCGCGGACCGCATGCCTGGGTGAACCTGCTGACGGCGGACGATACCTGGCAGTCCTACGGAGGCTACGGATACAATACGGGCCATTTCTCCCATCCGCACAACCGCAAGTCCAAACATGAATCCACTCTTCTGCAGGGAATGGACAGGAAAGTGAACGGTGCCAGGCTGGACGCCACGCTGGATTACCTTTCCCTGGCGGACCTGTTTGAAGAAATGCAGAAACCGGATTGCGTCAGAGTCATGCTGGAAGCCGCTACGGAAAACACGCCGGGCAGCCCCCTGGGCTGGGAACGGCTGATTGAAGTAATGGCGCGGCCTGAAAGCGGGACAAAGCTGGAGGAATGGGACAGGCTGGTCACCCTGATCAAGCGGAAGTTCCGCTCTCGTCCGGATTATCTGGCCATGGCTGCGCGCGTGGAGGACGAGTACATTTTCCCCCAGCGCGATGCCGCCACCAACAAGCGCAATGTGGCCCGCGATCTGAAGAAACTGGAAAAGGAAACGGATGAAGGCCGCAGCGACCTGACCTCCGCCGCTATCAAGCGGCAGGCGGATATCCTGATCAAAAAAGGGGACAAGGCGGCTGTGGCGGCCCTTTACCGGAAGTCCATGAAGGACTATGCCGTCCGTGCGGAAGTATTTGAAGCCCTGATGGGGCAGTATTACCGCTATGTCTCGGAGGACCAGGCTGCCGTACTCCAGCTGGCCAAGGAGGCGGAATCCTCCTACAACAGGTACATCCGGACAAAGTCCGACGACTATTTCAAGGTGAAAAAGGAAGTTTCCATCCAGAAAAAGATTGCCGGATATTACGAGAAGGGCGGCAATGAAAAGAAGGCCGCCTTGCTGCGGAAGGACGCTGAAAAGCGGGAGAAAAACAGCAAGAAAGGCATCAGGGAGGAACATTGA